One Solanum lycopersicum chromosome 4, SLM_r2.1 DNA window includes the following coding sequences:
- the LOC101248473 gene encoding protein CHLOROPLAST J-LIKE DOMAIN 1, chloroplastic isoform X2: MVFTISSNPVQFTHTTSLNARPNCYLKASVPVSNLSFSFFRFSVKSRLNKRMVCAAASAAGSSSSSDDSNPYEVLGVNPIEGFDMVKAAYARRRKDAERRGDEATLAQLEKAYDKIMMSQLTKRKQGVTFGSFKVSKEVRYADKQPILPWGPRFTKSDDKDIKINLAISAVFIAWVFINRNAEWKPLQFLAFAFVYRIFEKLKAFEPPTPTFTEEGEDEGRMMRMGKRLLRSLALVFGCIAIASLGYTGLLNLIEYAGGFIPVFLYNNQELLVTGFTAIVLSIIASYYR; the protein is encoded by the exons ATGGTGTTTACAATATCATCAAACCCTGTTCAGTTTACACATACTACTTCTTTAAATGCTCGACCCAATTGTTATCTCAAAGCTTCTGTTCCAGTTTCAAATTTATCGTTTTCTTTCTTCAG GTTTTCTGTAAAATCTCGCCTGAATAAAAGGATGGTCTGTGCTGCTGCTTCAGCTGCTGGAAGTTCTAGTTCTAGCGATGACTCAAATCCTTATGAG GTTCTGGGTGTAAACCCTATTGAGGGATTTGACATGGTTAAGGCAGCATATGCAAGGAGAAGGAAAGATGCTGAGCGGAGGGGTGATGAAGCAACGCTTGCTCAG TTGGAGAAGGCTTATGACAAAATCATGATGTCACAGTTAACAAAAAGGAAGCAGGGTGTCACTTTTGGCTCGTTTAAG gtATCTAAAGAGGTACGATATGCTGATAAGCAGCCTATTTTGCCATGGGGTCCACG GTTCACCAAATCTGATGACAAAGATATCAAAATCAACTTGGCAATTTCAGCTGTATTT ATAGCTTGGGTTTTTATAAATCGTAATGCTGAGTGGAAGCCTTTACAGTTTTTGGCCTTCGCCTTTGTATATAGGATATTTGAGAAATTAAAAGCATTTGAGCCTCCAACTCCCACGTTTACA GAGGAAGGCGAAGATGAAGGACGGATGATGAGGATGGGAAAAAGGCTGCTTCGTTCTCTTGCATTAGTTTTTGGTTGCATAGCTATTGCATCCTTG GGATATACTGGTCTCCTCAATCTTATCGAGTATGCTGGTGGTTTCATACCTGTCTTTCTGTACAATAATCAG GAATTGCTTGTAACTGGATTCACAGCCATCGTGCTTTCCATCATCGCATCTTATTACAGATAG
- the LOC101246916 gene encoding beta-amyrin 16-alpha-hydroxylase CYP87D16-like gives MDTLFTSFQDEIRRTNFLGVWYFVLTILTIYVTKWIYRWRNPKCNGILPPGSMGLPFIGETLQLILPSHSLDLPPFLKNRIKKYGQMFKTNIAGRPVIISADPEFNSFILKQDGKLVETWSLDTFAEMTVDFAAKQIFSGDLENAPFNISDMFRDLVEGLMSFPINLPGTSHHKCLKIHKKVRETMRDVLKKRIESSTKKRKGEEDLVDHLLKDMDSQKFLTQDYIVQMMFGLLFVTSDSISTTLALSFKLLVEHPHVLEELIVINEVLRLGNIAPGLFRRALKDIPINGYTIPAGWVIMIATAALHLNSDQFEDPLSFNPWRWKKIRLSGGAKNFMPFGYGMKQCAGAEYSRVFLATFLHVLVTKYRWTMVKGGKIIRAPIIRFPDGFHFNISQKNQ, from the exons ATGGATACTCTATTTACCTCCTTCCAAGATGAAATAAGGAGGACAAATTTTTTGGGAGTTTGGTATTTTGTGTTAACAATTTTAACTATTTATGTTACTAAATGGATTTATAGATGGAGAAATCCAAAATGCAATGGAATTCTTCCACCAGGTTCAATGGGATTACCTTTTATTGGGGAAACACTTCAATTGATACTTCCAAGTCACTCTTTGGATCTTCCTCCATTCttgaaaaatagaattaaaaa ATATGGACAAATGTTTAAAACAAATATAGCAGGAAGGCCAGTGATTATAAGTGCTGATCCAgaatttaatagttttattcTTAAACAAGATGGAAAATTAGTGGAAACATGGTCATTAGACACTTTTGCTGAA atgacagtTGATTTTGCTGCAAAACAAATTTTCAGTGGtgatcttgaaaatgcaccatttaaTATAAGTGACATGTTTAGAGACTTAGTAGAAGGTTTAATGTCATTCCCAATCAATCTTCCTGGAACTTCTCATCATAAATGTTTAaag ATTCATAAAAAAGTACGTGAAACCATGAGAGACGTACTGAAAAAAAGAATCGAGTCATCTACGAAAAAACGCAAAGGAGAGGAAGACCTAGTTGATCATCTTCTAAAAGACATGGATTCTCAGAAATTTTTAACACAAGATTACATAGTTCAAATGATGTTTGGTTTGTTATTTGTTACTTCTGATTCTATTTCAACTACATTAGCTTTGTCTTTCAAGTTGCTTGTTGAACATCCTCATGTCCTAGAGGAATtaata GTTATCAATGAAGTTCTAAGGTTGGGAAATATTGCACCTGGATTATTTCGTCGAGCATTAAAGGATATTCCAATTAACG gATATACAATTCCAGCAGGATGGGTAATTATGATTGCAACTGCTGCTCTTCATTTAAATTCAGATCAATTTGAGGATCCCCTTTCATTTAATCCATGGAGATGgaag aaaattcgATTGAGTGGCGGAGCTAAAAATTTCATGCCGTTTGGATATGGAATGAAGCAATGTGCTGGTGCAGAATATAGCAGGGTCTTTTTAGCCACTTTCCTACATGTTTTAGTCACTAAATATAG ATGGACAATGGTTAAAGGAGGCAAAATAATTAGAGCACCAATTATAAGATTTCCAGATGGATTTCACTTCAATATCTCTCAGaagaatcaataa
- the CDC5 gene encoding CDC5-like protein isoform X1, giving the protein MRIMIKGGVWKNTEDEILKAAVMKYGKNQWARISSLLVRKSAKQCKARWYEWLDPSIKKTEWTREEDEKLLHLAKLMPTQWRTIAPIVGRTPSQCLERYEKLLDAACTKDENYDPNDDPRKLKPGEIDPNPESKPARPDPVDMDEDEKEMLSEARARLANTRGKKAKRKAREKQLEEARRLASLQKRRELKAAGIDVRQRKRKRRGIDYNAEIPFEKKPPPGFYDVTEEDRPVDQPKFPTTIEELEGERRVDKEARLRKQDIARNKIAERQDAPTSILHANKLNDPEAVRKRSKLNLPAPQIPDHELEAIAKIGIASDLIGGDELSEGNAATRALLANYAQTPQHAMTPMRTPQRTPSTKQDAIMMEAENQRRLTQSQTPLLGGDNPLLHPSDFSGVTPKKREVQTPNPLLTPSATPGATSLTPRIGMTPSRDSYGMTPKGTPMRDELRINEEMDMHSNAKLGQFNSKKELLSGLKSLPQPKNEYQIVIQQPPEENEEPEEKIEEDMSDRIAREKAEEEAKRQALLRKRSKVLQRELPRPPIASLELIKSSLMRADEDKSSFVPPTLIEQADEMIRKELVSLLEHDNTKYPLDEKPEKEKKKGVKRKIVAEPAIEDFEEDELKEADGLIKDEAHFLRVAMGHESESLDEFVEIHKATLNDIMYFPTRNAYGLSSVAGNMEKLAALQNEFENVKKKMDDDTKKATKLEQKIKVLTNGYQMRAGKLWSQIESTFKKMDTAGTELECFRALQKQEQLAASHRINNMWEEVQKQKELERTLQKRYGDLIADTQKIQHLMDEYRIQDQMQEEVAAKNRALELAKAEMAEKDSVPSADDVEPSGTGQNSNTEENSASASHVPIEADVHVEPSGTSQCPIAEETSASISHDTTPRDVDGQVQVADVSTMDSEAISDHVPMEGQQNPGEESNTVVTKTEDSTVAAGDVDVTKTDDSGVVAGDGEADPKNM; this is encoded by the exons ATGAGGATTATGATAAAGGGAGGAGTATGGAAGAACACGGAGGATGAGATTCTAAAGGCGGCGGTGATGAAGTATGGGAAGAATCAGTGGGCTCGTATTTCTTCTTTACTTGTTCGTAAATCTGCTAAGCAGTGTAAAGCTCGCTGGTATGAATGGCTCGATCCTTCAATTAAGAAG ACTGAATGGACTAGAGAGGAGGATGAAAAACTACTTCACCTTGCAAAACTCATGCCTACCCAATGGAGGACAATTGCGCCAATCGTTGGCCGTACACCATCACAATGCCTTGAACGTTATGAGAAGCTTCTCGATGCAGCATGTACTAAGGATGAGAACTATGATCCTAATGATGATCCAAGAAAATTGAAGCCCGGAGAGATTGATCCTAACCCGGAATCAAAGCCTGCTCGTCCTGATCCTGTTGATATGGATGAGGACGAGAAAGAAATGCTTTCTGAAGCACGGGCTAGGTTGGCCAACACAAGAGGCAAGAAGGCTAAAAGGAAAGCCAGAGAAAAGCAGCTTGAAGAGGCGCGGAGGCTTGCTTCTTTACAGAAGAGGAGAGAACTGAAGGCTGCTGGAATAGATGTCCGTCAAAGGAAGAGAAAAAGGAGAGGTATTGATTACAATGCTGAAATTCCCTTTGAAAAGAAGCCTCCTCCAGGTTTCTATGATGTCACTGAGGAAGACCGTCCAGTTGATCAACCTAAGTTTCCAACTACCATTGAGGAACTAGAAGGTGAAAGGAGAGTCGATAAGGAAGCTCGCCTAAGGAAGCAGGATATTGCGAGGAACAAAATTGCAGAGAGACAGGATGCCCCTACATCCATATTGCATGCGAACAAACTTAATGATCCAGAAGCAGTGAGGAAGAGGTCGAAACTGAATCTTCCAGCACCACAGATTCCAGATCATGAATTGGAGGCCATAGCAAAGATAGGTATTGCCAGTGATCTAATTGGGGGAGATGAACTGTCCGAAGGGAATGCTGCAACGCGTGCTCTTCTTGCAAATTATGCCCAGACACCACAACATGCTATGACTCCTATGCGAACACCTCAAAGAACCCCTTCAACTAAGCAAGACGCCATTATGATGGAAGCAGAAAATCAACGAAGATTGACTCAATCTCAAACACCATTACTTGGAGGAGATAATCCTTTGTTGCACCCCTCAGATTTCTCGGGTGTCACTCCTAAGAAAAGGGAGGTTCAAACTCCAAACCCACTTTTAACTCCTTCAGCGACTCCTGGAGCCACGAGCCTTACTCCTAGAATTGGCATGACACCTTCGAGAGATTCTTATGGGATGACACCCAAAGGAACTCCTATGAGGGACGAGCTACGCATTAATGAAGAAATGGATATGCATAGTAATGCTAAACTGGGgcaatttaattcaaaaaaagaattgCTTTCTGGTTTGAAAAGCCTTCCTCAGCCCAAGAATGAGTACCAGATTGTCATCCAACAACCTCCTGAAGAAAATGAAGAACCAGAAGAGAAGATCGAAGAAGACATGTCTGATAGGATTGCCAGGGAGAAGGCTGAAGAAGAAGCAAAGCGACAAGCATTACTCCGTAAAAGGTCAAAAGTATTGCAAAGGGAGCTCCCTAGACCTCCCATTGCTTCTCTAGAACTAATAAAGAGTTCCTTGATGAGAGCTGATGAGGACAAGAGCTCCTTTGTTCCTCCTACACTAATTGAGCAGGCTGATGAAATGATTAGAAAGGAACTTGTGTCCTTGCTAGAACATGATAATACCAAGTACCCTCTAGATGAGAAGCcagagaaggagaagaaaaagggGGTCAAGCGAAAAATTGTTGCTGAACCTGCTATTGAGGATTTTGAGGAAGATGAATTAAAAGAG GCCGATGGATTGATCAAGGATGAGGCTCACTTTCTTCGTGTGGCAATGGGACATGAGAGTGAATCTCTTGATGAATTTGTCGAAATACACAAAGCAACTTTGAATGATATCATGTACTTTCCTACCCGAAATGCTTATGGTCTCTCAAGTGTTGCTGGAAACATGGAAAAGCTTGCTGCTTTGCAGAACGAGTTTGAgaatgtgaagaaaaaaatggacgATGATACTAAGAAAGCAACAAAACTTGAGCAAAAGATCAAAGTTCTTACTAATGGATATCAG ATGCGAGCTGGAAAGCTTTGGTCACAGATAGAGTCAACCTTCAAGAAAATGGACACAGCGGGTACAGAGCTTGAATGCTTCCGAGCATTACAAAAACAAGAGCAGCTAGCAGCATCCCACAGGATCAACAATATGTGGGAAGAAGTTCAGAAGCAAAAGGAGCTTGAGCGTACTTTACAGAAAAGGTACGGTGACCTCATAGCAGATACGCAAAAGATCCAGCATCTCATGGATGAGTATAGAATACAAGATCAAATGCAGGAAGAAGTTGCAGCAAAAAATCGTGCTCTTGAGTTGGCGAAGGCAGAAATGGCAGAAAAAGATAGTGTACCATCTGCTGATGATGTGGAACCTTCAGGTACCGGACAGAATTCCAATACAGAGGAAAATTCTGCTTCTGCCTCTCATGTGCCAATAGAAGCTGATGTGCATGTAGAGCCTTCAG GTACTAGCCAGTGCCCCATTGCAGAGGAAACTTCTGCCTCCATCTCTCATGACACAACTCCTCGAGACGTTGATGGACAGGTGCAAGTGGCTGACGTTTCCACAATGGACTCTGAAGCCATAAGTGACCATGTACCTATGGAGGGTCAGCAAAACCCAGGAGAAGAGAGTAACACAGTTGTTACTAAAACAGAAGACTCTACAGTAGCAGCAGGTGACGTGGATGTTACTAAAACAGACGACTCTGGAGTAGTAGCAGGTGATGGTGAGGCTGATCCCAAAAACATGTAA
- the CDC5 gene encoding CDC5-like protein, whose translation MRIMIKGGVWKNTEDEILKAAVMKYGKNQWARISSLLVRKSAKQCKARWYEWLDPSIKKTEWTREEDEKLLHLAKLMPTQWRTIAPIVGRTPSQCLERYEKLLDAACTKDENYDPNDDPRKLKPGEIDPNPESKPARPDPVDMDEDEKEMLSEARARLANTRGKKAKRKAREKQLEEARRLASLQKRRELKAAGIDVRQRKRKRRGIDYNAEIPFEKKPPPGFYDVTEEDRPVDQPKFPTTIEELEGERRVDKEARLRKQDIARNKIAERQDAPTSILHANKLNDPEAVRKRSKLNLPAPQIPDHELEAIAKIGIASDLIGGDELSEGNAATRALLANYAQTPQHAMTPMRTPQRTPSTKQDAIMMEAENQRRLTQSQTPLLGGDNPLLHPSDFSGVTPKKREVQTPNPLLTPSATPGATSLTPRIGMTPSRDSYGMTPKGTPMRDELRINEEMDMHSNAKLGQFNSKKELLSGLKSLPQPKNEYQIVIQQPPEENEEPEEKIEEDMSDRIAREKAEEEAKRQALLRKRSKVLQRELPRPPIASLELIKSSLMRADEDKSSFVPPTLIEQADEMIRKELVSLLEHDNTKYPLDEKPEKEKKKGVKRKIVAEPAIEDFEEDELKEADGLIKDEAHFLRVAMGHESESLDEFVEIHKATLNDIMYFPTRNAYGLSSVAGNMEKLAALQNEFENVKKKMDDDTKKATKLEQKIKVLTNGYQMRAGKLWSQIESTFKKMDTAGTELECFRALQKQEQLAASHRINNMWEEVQKQKELERTLQKRYGDLIADTQKIQHLMDEYRIQDQMQEEVAAKNRALELAKAEMAEKDSVPSADDVEPSGTGQNSNTEENSASASHVPIEADVHVEPSGTNQCSNAEENSASIEADNVHVEPSGTSQCPIAEETSASISHDTTPRDVDGQVQVADVSTMDSEAISDHVPMEGQQNPGEESNTVVTKTEDSTVAAGDVDVTKTDDSGVVAGDGEADPKNM comes from the exons ATGAGGATTATGATAAAGGGAGGAGTATGGAAGAACACGGAGGATGAGATTCTAAAGGCGGCGGTGATGAAGTATGGGAAGAATCAGTGGGCTCGTATTTCTTCTTTACTTGTTCGTAAATCTGCTAAGCAGTGTAAAGCTCGCTGGTATGAATGGCTCGATCCTTCAATTAAGAAG ACTGAATGGACTAGAGAGGAGGATGAAAAACTACTTCACCTTGCAAAACTCATGCCTACCCAATGGAGGACAATTGCGCCAATCGTTGGCCGTACACCATCACAATGCCTTGAACGTTATGAGAAGCTTCTCGATGCAGCATGTACTAAGGATGAGAACTATGATCCTAATGATGATCCAAGAAAATTGAAGCCCGGAGAGATTGATCCTAACCCGGAATCAAAGCCTGCTCGTCCTGATCCTGTTGATATGGATGAGGACGAGAAAGAAATGCTTTCTGAAGCACGGGCTAGGTTGGCCAACACAAGAGGCAAGAAGGCTAAAAGGAAAGCCAGAGAAAAGCAGCTTGAAGAGGCGCGGAGGCTTGCTTCTTTACAGAAGAGGAGAGAACTGAAGGCTGCTGGAATAGATGTCCGTCAAAGGAAGAGAAAAAGGAGAGGTATTGATTACAATGCTGAAATTCCCTTTGAAAAGAAGCCTCCTCCAGGTTTCTATGATGTCACTGAGGAAGACCGTCCAGTTGATCAACCTAAGTTTCCAACTACCATTGAGGAACTAGAAGGTGAAAGGAGAGTCGATAAGGAAGCTCGCCTAAGGAAGCAGGATATTGCGAGGAACAAAATTGCAGAGAGACAGGATGCCCCTACATCCATATTGCATGCGAACAAACTTAATGATCCAGAAGCAGTGAGGAAGAGGTCGAAACTGAATCTTCCAGCACCACAGATTCCAGATCATGAATTGGAGGCCATAGCAAAGATAGGTATTGCCAGTGATCTAATTGGGGGAGATGAACTGTCCGAAGGGAATGCTGCAACGCGTGCTCTTCTTGCAAATTATGCCCAGACACCACAACATGCTATGACTCCTATGCGAACACCTCAAAGAACCCCTTCAACTAAGCAAGACGCCATTATGATGGAAGCAGAAAATCAACGAAGATTGACTCAATCTCAAACACCATTACTTGGAGGAGATAATCCTTTGTTGCACCCCTCAGATTTCTCGGGTGTCACTCCTAAGAAAAGGGAGGTTCAAACTCCAAACCCACTTTTAACTCCTTCAGCGACTCCTGGAGCCACGAGCCTTACTCCTAGAATTGGCATGACACCTTCGAGAGATTCTTATGGGATGACACCCAAAGGAACTCCTATGAGGGACGAGCTACGCATTAATGAAGAAATGGATATGCATAGTAATGCTAAACTGGGgcaatttaattcaaaaaaagaattgCTTTCTGGTTTGAAAAGCCTTCCTCAGCCCAAGAATGAGTACCAGATTGTCATCCAACAACCTCCTGAAGAAAATGAAGAACCAGAAGAGAAGATCGAAGAAGACATGTCTGATAGGATTGCCAGGGAGAAGGCTGAAGAAGAAGCAAAGCGACAAGCATTACTCCGTAAAAGGTCAAAAGTATTGCAAAGGGAGCTCCCTAGACCTCCCATTGCTTCTCTAGAACTAATAAAGAGTTCCTTGATGAGAGCTGATGAGGACAAGAGCTCCTTTGTTCCTCCTACACTAATTGAGCAGGCTGATGAAATGATTAGAAAGGAACTTGTGTCCTTGCTAGAACATGATAATACCAAGTACCCTCTAGATGAGAAGCcagagaaggagaagaaaaagggGGTCAAGCGAAAAATTGTTGCTGAACCTGCTATTGAGGATTTTGAGGAAGATGAATTAAAAGAG GCCGATGGATTGATCAAGGATGAGGCTCACTTTCTTCGTGTGGCAATGGGACATGAGAGTGAATCTCTTGATGAATTTGTCGAAATACACAAAGCAACTTTGAATGATATCATGTACTTTCCTACCCGAAATGCTTATGGTCTCTCAAGTGTTGCTGGAAACATGGAAAAGCTTGCTGCTTTGCAGAACGAGTTTGAgaatgtgaagaaaaaaatggacgATGATACTAAGAAAGCAACAAAACTTGAGCAAAAGATCAAAGTTCTTACTAATGGATATCAG ATGCGAGCTGGAAAGCTTTGGTCACAGATAGAGTCAACCTTCAAGAAAATGGACACAGCGGGTACAGAGCTTGAATGCTTCCGAGCATTACAAAAACAAGAGCAGCTAGCAGCATCCCACAGGATCAACAATATGTGGGAAGAAGTTCAGAAGCAAAAGGAGCTTGAGCGTACTTTACAGAAAAGGTACGGTGACCTCATAGCAGATACGCAAAAGATCCAGCATCTCATGGATGAGTATAGAATACAAGATCAAATGCAGGAAGAAGTTGCAGCAAAAAATCGTGCTCTTGAGTTGGCGAAGGCAGAAATGGCAGAAAAAGATAGTGTACCATCTGCTGATGATGTGGAACCTTCAGGTACCGGACAGAATTCCAATACAGAGGAAAATTCTGCTTCTGCCTCTCATGTGCCAATAGAAGCTGATGTGCATGTAGAGCCTTCAGGTACCAACCAGTGCTCTAATGCAGAGGAAAATTCTGCTTCTATTGAAGCTGATAATGTGCATGTGGAGCCCTCAGGTACTAGCCAGTGCCCCATTGCAGAGGAAACTTCTGCCTCCATCTCTCATGACACAACTCCTCGAGACGTTGATGGACAGGTGCAAGTGGCTGACGTTTCCACAATGGACTCTGAAGCCATAAGTGACCATGTACCTATGGAGGGTCAGCAAAACCCAGGAGAAGAGAGTAACACAGTTGTTACTAAAACAGAAGACTCTACAGTAGCAGCAGGTGACGTGGATGTTACTAAAACAGACGACTCTGGAGTAGTAGCAGGTGATGGTGAGGCTGATCCCAAAAACATGTAA
- the LOC101248473 gene encoding protein CHLOROPLAST J-LIKE DOMAIN 1, chloroplastic isoform X1 yields MVFTISSNPVQFTHTTSLNARPNCYLKASVPVSNLSFSFFRHEYIRFSVKSRLNKRMVCAAASAAGSSSSSDDSNPYEVLGVNPIEGFDMVKAAYARRRKDAERRGDEATLAQLEKAYDKIMMSQLTKRKQGVTFGSFKVSKEVRYADKQPILPWGPRFTKSDDKDIKINLAISAVFIAWVFINRNAEWKPLQFLAFAFVYRIFEKLKAFEPPTPTFTEEGEDEGRMMRMGKRLLRSLALVFGCIAIASLGYTGLLNLIEYAGGFIPVFLYNNQELLVTGFTAIVLSIIASYYR; encoded by the exons ATGGTGTTTACAATATCATCAAACCCTGTTCAGTTTACACATACTACTTCTTTAAATGCTCGACCCAATTGTTATCTCAAAGCTTCTGTTCCAGTTTCAAATTTATCGTTTTCTTTCTTCAG ACATGAATACATCAGGTTTTCTGTAAAATCTCGCCTGAATAAAAGGATGGTCTGTGCTGCTGCTTCAGCTGCTGGAAGTTCTAGTTCTAGCGATGACTCAAATCCTTATGAG GTTCTGGGTGTAAACCCTATTGAGGGATTTGACATGGTTAAGGCAGCATATGCAAGGAGAAGGAAAGATGCTGAGCGGAGGGGTGATGAAGCAACGCTTGCTCAG TTGGAGAAGGCTTATGACAAAATCATGATGTCACAGTTAACAAAAAGGAAGCAGGGTGTCACTTTTGGCTCGTTTAAG gtATCTAAAGAGGTACGATATGCTGATAAGCAGCCTATTTTGCCATGGGGTCCACG GTTCACCAAATCTGATGACAAAGATATCAAAATCAACTTGGCAATTTCAGCTGTATTT ATAGCTTGGGTTTTTATAAATCGTAATGCTGAGTGGAAGCCTTTACAGTTTTTGGCCTTCGCCTTTGTATATAGGATATTTGAGAAATTAAAAGCATTTGAGCCTCCAACTCCCACGTTTACA GAGGAAGGCGAAGATGAAGGACGGATGATGAGGATGGGAAAAAGGCTGCTTCGTTCTCTTGCATTAGTTTTTGGTTGCATAGCTATTGCATCCTTG GGATATACTGGTCTCCTCAATCTTATCGAGTATGCTGGTGGTTTCATACCTGTCTTTCTGTACAATAATCAG GAATTGCTTGTAACTGGATTCACAGCCATCGTGCTTTCCATCATCGCATCTTATTACAGATAG